In the Candidatus Binatia bacterium genome, one interval contains:
- the cobA gene encoding uroporphyrinogen-III C-methyltransferase, protein MTEGDDSAASGVVYLVGAGPGDPGLLTLKGRDVLARADVVLYDALASDRLLAHAPPGAEKILVGKRHGRDSVSQQEIESLLVARARDGKKVVRLKGGDPFIFGRGGEEAEACRRAGVRFEVVPGVTSAVAVPAYAGIPLTHRDHSSIVSFVTGRSGEARPGYDIDWATLARTGGTLVFLMAMTKIGEIATSLIDAGMDPQTPATGIRWGTLPRQKTVTSTLARIGVDAEALVRPPVIFVVGDVAALASELSWYEKLPLFGRRIVVTRARHQAAALASRLEAGGADIIEFPTIEMRDLVVSDGDFDKATSAGWLVLTSVNGVESFFRQFLAKRRDLRELAGVRLAAIGPATREAIEARGLNVDVQPDEYVAEALLEALGDVSGQRIVLARAETAREVLPDVLQRRGAVVDVVSLYRTSTPEAPADAPAALGEFDMATFTSSSTVTGFDSLCGGRARQVLNGRRVAAIGPVTARTLEDLGIAVDVMPGKYTIDALAAAIEEFFANRQGLP, encoded by the coding sequence GTGACGGAGGGCGACGACAGCGCCGCGTCCGGCGTTGTTTACCTGGTCGGCGCGGGACCCGGCGATCCCGGGCTTTTGACGCTCAAGGGACGCGACGTGCTCGCGCGCGCCGACGTCGTTCTCTACGACGCGCTGGCCAGCGACCGGCTGCTCGCGCACGCGCCGCCCGGTGCCGAGAAGATCCTCGTCGGCAAGCGCCACGGCCGTGACAGCGTCTCCCAGCAGGAGATCGAGAGCCTGCTCGTCGCGCGGGCGCGCGACGGCAAGAAAGTCGTTCGCCTCAAAGGCGGGGACCCTTTCATTTTCGGTCGCGGGGGCGAGGAGGCCGAGGCCTGCCGCCGTGCCGGCGTGCGATTCGAGGTGGTCCCCGGTGTCACCTCGGCCGTGGCCGTGCCGGCGTATGCAGGCATTCCGCTGACGCATCGCGACCATTCTTCGATTGTGAGTTTTGTCACAGGCCGCTCGGGCGAGGCCCGCCCGGGCTATGACATCGACTGGGCCACGCTGGCTCGAACCGGCGGCACGCTCGTCTTCCTCATGGCGATGACGAAGATCGGCGAGATCGCCACCAGCCTCATCGACGCGGGCATGGATCCGCAGACGCCGGCCACCGGTATCCGCTGGGGGACCTTGCCGCGCCAGAAGACCGTCACGAGCACGCTCGCCCGCATCGGGGTGGACGCGGAGGCGCTGGTGCGGCCTCCGGTCATCTTCGTCGTCGGCGACGTGGCGGCGCTGGCCAGTGAACTTTCGTGGTACGAAAAGCTGCCTCTGTTCGGACGCCGCATCGTCGTGACGAGGGCCAGGCACCAGGCTGCGGCGCTCGCCTCGCGCCTGGAGGCCGGCGGCGCCGATATCATCGAATTTCCCACGATCGAGATGCGCGACCTGGTCGTCTCCGACGGTGATTTCGACAAAGCGACGTCGGCCGGGTGGCTGGTGCTGACCAGCGTCAACGGCGTCGAGTCTTTTTTCCGGCAGTTCCTCGCAAAGAGGCGGGACCTTCGCGAGCTGGCCGGAGTTCGCCTGGCCGCCATCGGGCCGGCGACGCGGGAGGCAATCGAGGCGAGGGGCCTCAACGTGGATGTGCAGCCCGACGAATACGTCGCCGAAGCGCTGCTCGAGGCCCTCGGAGACGTTTCCGGCCAGCGCATCGTGCTCGCGCGCGCCGAGACGGCCAGGGAAGTGCTTCCGGACGTGCTTCAAAGGCGCGGTGCTGTCGTCGATGTCGTCTCGCTCTACCGAACGTCGACTCCCGAAGCGCCGGCGGACGCGCCTGCCGCGCTCGGCGAGTTCGACATGGCCACGTTCACAAGCTCGAGCACCGTGACCGGCTTCGATTCCCTGTGCGGCGGCCGCGCTCGCCAAGTGTTGAACGGAAGGCGAGTCGCAGCGATCGGTCCCGTCACTGCGCGCACGCTCGAGGATCTCGGTATCGCGGTCGACGTGATGCCCGGGAAATACACCATCGACGCTCTTGCCGCCGCGATCGAAGAATTTTTTGCAAATCGGCAGGGGCTACCCTAG
- the hisC gene encoding histidinol-phosphate transaminase: MSRATDLASARVRAIAGYTPGEQPTDRHLVKLNTNENPYPCSPLVVETIEAEAHRLHLYPSPMSDPLREKAAQVYGVRPSQILVGNGSDELLAILLRACTDPGDKVAYAVPTYSLYRTLTELVGAIPVEVAADGSAAIPAGLKGSGARITFLCTPNSPTGRCVSPGAIAAFAREASGVVVVDETYIDFGGATAIPLLAAHANVVVTRTFSKSFSLAGLRLGLLFGNEEFLAELAKVKDSYNVSRLAVAAGVAALEDIAWMHSNVARIRATRARVTAALRRLGFGVEDSSANFIFVDCASRGGGRAVYDLLREGGVLVRFFDSPVLQRGVRVSIGTDEQMDRMLGLLAQPAGAA; this comes from the coding sequence ATGTCACGCGCAACCGATCTCGCCAGCGCCCGCGTTCGCGCGATTGCCGGGTACACGCCCGGCGAGCAGCCGACCGACCGCCATCTGGTCAAGCTCAACACCAACGAGAACCCGTACCCGTGCTCGCCGCTGGTCGTCGAGACGATCGAGGCCGAAGCGCATCGCCTGCACCTTTACCCGTCGCCGATGTCGGATCCGCTGCGCGAGAAGGCCGCGCAGGTGTACGGGGTCCGGCCGTCGCAGATCCTGGTCGGCAACGGCTCGGACGAGCTGCTCGCGATCCTGCTGCGTGCGTGCACCGATCCCGGCGACAAGGTGGCGTACGCGGTGCCGACCTATTCGCTGTACCGCACGCTGACGGAGCTCGTCGGGGCGATCCCGGTCGAGGTGGCGGCGGACGGCAGTGCGGCGATTCCGGCGGGGCTGAAGGGCAGCGGCGCCCGCATCACGTTCCTTTGTACGCCGAATTCTCCGACCGGACGCTGCGTTTCGCCGGGCGCCATCGCGGCCTTCGCGCGCGAAGCGAGCGGAGTCGTCGTCGTCGATGAGACCTACATCGATTTCGGCGGCGCAACGGCAATTCCGCTTCTCGCCGCGCATGCCAACGTCGTCGTCACGCGAACGTTCTCGAAGTCGTTCTCCCTGGCAGGGCTGCGCCTCGGGCTGCTGTTCGGCAACGAAGAGTTTCTCGCCGAGCTGGCCAAGGTGAAGGATTCCTACAACGTCTCTCGCCTGGCGGTCGCGGCCGGCGTTGCCGCGCTCGAGGACATCGCGTGGATGCACAGCAACGTCGCGCGCATTCGTGCGACGCGCGCGCGCGTGACGGCGGCGCTTCGGCGGCTCGGCTTCGGCGTCGAGGATTCGTCGGCGAATTTCATTTTCGTCGATTGTGCGAGTCGTGGGGGCGGGCGCGCGGTCTACGATCTGCTGAGAGAAGGCGGAGTTCTCGTGCGTTTCTTCGACTCGCCGGTGTTGCAGCGTGGCGTGCGTGTCAGCATCGGCACCGACGAGCAGATGGATCGGATGCTCGGGCTGCTGGCGCAACCGGCCGGCGCGGCGTAG
- the hemA gene encoding glutamyl-tRNA reductase, which produces MSASGRELVVVGVSHHSAPVEVRERLAAAGADAATFLRDVTTMQGVQEAVLVSTCNRVELVACCNPEGAGAGALAGVLEKAGGLGRDDSDLVFTLRGRDAVRHVFRVASSLDSMVVGEPQILGQMKQQFDSSVACDAAGPVLFRVFHKSFSVAKRVRTETGVASRSVSVASTAVDLATGIFETLAGRTVMLLGAGETGEIAARHFLSAGVGQVIVVNRTFESAVDLARELSATPVPLDRFRSYLPLSDLVVGASGGGVLVGGDDVRAALRERRGKPMFFIDLAVPRNFESSIAGIDGAYLYDIDDLAAVVEDNVDERRREAVRAEAIVESEVDQFWQWFERLDVVPTIVELREYADSIRRGEVDKALSRMSVSEEDRERIHHMTRAIVNKLLHHPTQVLKGEGSAGEESRLLAAVRRLFGLGDDS; this is translated from the coding sequence GTGAGCGCGAGCGGACGCGAGCTGGTCGTCGTCGGCGTCAGCCATCATTCGGCGCCGGTCGAGGTGCGCGAACGCCTGGCGGCGGCGGGCGCGGACGCTGCGACGTTCCTGCGCGACGTCACGACGATGCAGGGCGTGCAGGAGGCGGTGCTCGTCAGCACCTGCAACCGTGTCGAGCTGGTCGCGTGCTGCAATCCCGAAGGCGCCGGGGCGGGAGCCCTGGCCGGCGTGCTGGAGAAGGCCGGCGGCCTTGGGCGCGACGATTCGGACCTCGTCTTCACGCTGAGGGGCCGCGATGCCGTGCGCCACGTGTTCCGTGTCGCCTCCAGCCTGGATTCGATGGTCGTGGGCGAGCCGCAGATCCTCGGCCAGATGAAACAGCAGTTCGACTCGTCGGTGGCCTGCGACGCAGCCGGCCCCGTGCTGTTTCGCGTCTTCCACAAGAGTTTTTCGGTGGCCAAGCGGGTTCGCACCGAGACGGGCGTCGCATCCAGGTCGGTATCGGTCGCTTCGACGGCGGTCGATCTTGCGACGGGCATTTTCGAGACGCTGGCGGGGCGCACGGTGATGCTGCTCGGTGCCGGCGAGACCGGCGAGATCGCGGCACGGCACTTTCTCTCTGCAGGAGTGGGCCAGGTGATCGTCGTCAACCGCACCTTCGAATCGGCGGTCGACCTGGCGCGCGAGCTTTCGGCCACGCCGGTGCCGCTCGATCGCTTCCGCAGTTATCTTCCGCTGTCCGATCTCGTCGTCGGTGCTTCGGGAGGAGGCGTTCTCGTCGGCGGCGACGACGTGCGCGCGGCGCTGCGCGAGCGGCGCGGCAAACCGATGTTCTTCATCGACCTTGCGGTGCCGCGCAACTTCGAATCGTCGATCGCCGGCATCGACGGGGCCTACCTCTACGACATCGACGACCTTGCCGCCGTGGTCGAAGACAACGTCGACGAGAGGCGCCGCGAAGCGGTGCGCGCCGAAGCCATCGTCGAGAGCGAAGTCGACCAGTTCTGGCAGTGGTTCGAGCGCCTCGACGTGGTGCCGACGATCGTCGAGCTGCGCGAATACGCCGACAGCATCCGCCGCGGCGAAGTCGACAAGGCGCTCTCGCGCATGAGCGTCAGCGAGGAGGACCGCGAGCGCATCCACCACATGACACGCGCCATCGTCAACAAGCTGCTGCACCATCCGACCCAGGTGCTCAAGGGCGAAGGATCCGCCGGCGAGGAATCGAGGCTGCTGGCGGCCGTGCGCCGCCTGTTCGGGCTCGGGGACGATTCGTGA
- the hemC gene encoding hydroxymethylbilane synthase — translation MKLRVGTRRSPLALTQTRQTMDALVALRPGTEIELVEITTTGDRITDRPLREAGGKGLFLKELDEALQDGRIDCAVHSMKDVPTDLADGTTIATVLARADPRDVLVTAAGHDLSSLPATTVAGTTSLRRQAQVLAVCPSASIRLLRGNVETRIRKLESGDCDATFLAAAGLGRLGIDATRPGFRVRGVVLDPFEFVPAPGQGTIAVTARADDDATIHLLLALEHHDSRVAATAERAFARVFGGGCHLPLAAFSHVSEGRVRLVGLLISPDGTSVVRDESDAALDRDPSDFVVADALGTALGQSFFDRGAAAILAAADAAAGVAS, via the coding sequence GTGAAGCTGCGCGTCGGCACGCGCAGAAGCCCGCTGGCTCTTACGCAGACGCGGCAGACGATGGACGCGCTGGTCGCGCTGCGGCCCGGCACAGAGATCGAGCTCGTCGAGATCACGACGACCGGAGACCGCATCACCGACCGGCCTCTTCGCGAGGCGGGAGGCAAGGGGCTTTTCCTCAAGGAGCTCGACGAAGCCTTGCAGGACGGCCGCATCGACTGCGCCGTGCATTCGATGAAAGACGTCCCGACCGACCTCGCCGACGGCACGACGATCGCGACGGTGCTTGCGCGCGCCGACCCGCGCGACGTGCTCGTCACCGCAGCCGGCCACGACCTCTCCTCGCTGCCGGCAACGACCGTCGCCGGCACGACGAGCCTGCGTCGCCAGGCGCAGGTGCTCGCCGTTTGTCCTTCGGCATCGATCCGGCTTCTTCGCGGCAACGTCGAGACGCGCATTCGCAAGCTCGAAAGCGGCGACTGCGACGCGACGTTTCTCGCGGCAGCGGGCCTCGGCCGTCTCGGCATCGACGCGACGCGGCCCGGCTTCAGAGTGCGCGGCGTCGTGCTCGATCCTTTCGAGTTCGTCCCGGCGCCGGGGCAGGGGACGATTGCCGTGACCGCGCGCGCCGACGACGACGCGACGATCCACCTGCTGCTGGCGCTGGAGCACCACGACTCGCGGGTGGCGGCGACGGCCGAGCGCGCGTTCGCACGCGTGTTCGGCGGTGGCTGCCATCTGCCTCTCGCGGCGTTCTCGCACGTGTCCGAAGGGCGGGTGCGCCTCGTCGGCCTGCTGATCTCGCCGGATGGGACCTCCGTCGTGCGCGACGAGTCCGACGCAGCGCTCGACCGCGACCCCAGCGATTTCGTCGTCGCCGATGCGCTCGGGACGGCCCTCGGCCAGTCGTTCTTCGACCGCGGCGCTGCGGCGATTCTTGCGGCCGCCGATGCCGCGGCGGGAGTCGCGTCGTGA
- a CDS encoding NAD(P)-dependent oxidoreductase, translating to MQFFPVFLDLRGRRVLVAGGGRIGLARAVAVVDAGAELLVVDPDPAAAAHAGLAGTARARTAVRAFVPEDCQGCTLVFACTADAPTNLAIVAEARRFGALACVAGAGGRPNAGAVTDSPFPGPADFQVGAILRRGDLCLAVSSGGSSPALAAAARDAAAGVIGQEYARAAELLASAFRDEQAPDGSGGVQRRTAVHDALGGGLLELLREGREDEARSLLDAVLARTDAADPEGRCIR from the coding sequence GTGCAGTTCTTTCCCGTCTTTCTCGACCTGCGGGGACGCCGCGTGCTCGTCGCCGGAGGCGGCAGGATAGGCCTCGCCCGCGCGGTTGCCGTCGTCGACGCCGGCGCCGAGCTGCTGGTCGTCGATCCCGATCCCGCCGCAGCGGCGCATGCCGGCCTGGCCGGCACTGCCCGCGCCCGCACAGCGGTCCGCGCGTTCGTTCCCGAAGACTGCCAAGGTTGCACCCTCGTGTTTGCCTGCACCGCCGACGCACCGACGAACCTGGCGATCGTTGCCGAGGCCCGGCGCTTTGGAGCGCTCGCCTGCGTGGCCGGTGCGGGAGGTCGCCCGAATGCCGGAGCCGTCACGGATTCGCCTTTCCCCGGCCCCGCCGATTTCCAGGTGGGAGCCATCCTTCGCCGCGGAGACCTTTGCCTGGCGGTCTCCAGCGGCGGGTCGAGCCCGGCCCTTGCCGCTGCTGCCCGTGACGCGGCCGCGGGCGTGATCGGCCAGGAGTACGCTCGCGCGGCCGAGCTGCTCGCTTCGGCCTTTCGTGACGAGCAGGCACCGGACGGGAGCGGCGGCGTGCAGCGCCGCACCGCGGTGCACGACGCGCTCGGTGGCGGTCTGCTCGAGCTGCTTCGCGAGGGACGCGAGGACGAAGCGCGAAGTCTTCTGGACGCCGTGCTCGCTCGCACGGACGCTGCCGATCCGGAGGGCCGATGCATACGTTGA
- the hemB gene encoding porphobilinogen synthase, producing MAFPESRPRRLRRNETIRRMVRETRLSRDDLVLPLFVVPGSGVEREVGSMPGVFQQSVDKAVASAARAADLGIPAVLLFGLPEKKDARGCDSALDDGPVQTLVRAIKKSVPSLCVITDVCLCEYTDHGHCGVLEGDTVDNDETLELLAAEALSHARAGADIVAPSDMMDGRVGRIRMALDDEGLTDVAILSYAAKYCSGFYGPFRDAADSAPRFGDRRGYQMDPGNGAEAMREIAADLDEGADLVMVKPALPYLDILRRAREAFDCPLVAYQVSGEYAMIKAAARAGWIDENRVVDETLTSIRRAGADLIITYYAADVAARL from the coding sequence GTGGCATTCCCGGAAAGCCGCCCTCGCCGCCTGCGGCGAAACGAAACGATCCGTCGCATGGTGCGCGAGACGCGCCTTTCCCGCGACGACCTCGTGCTTCCGCTGTTCGTCGTTCCCGGATCCGGCGTCGAGCGCGAAGTCGGCTCGATGCCCGGTGTGTTCCAGCAATCCGTCGACAAGGCCGTCGCCAGCGCAGCTCGCGCGGCCGATCTCGGCATCCCGGCCGTCCTGCTGTTCGGCCTTCCCGAGAAGAAGGACGCGCGCGGCTGTGATTCCGCGCTCGACGACGGACCGGTGCAGACACTGGTGCGCGCGATCAAGAAGTCGGTGCCGAGCCTGTGCGTGATCACCGACGTCTGCCTGTGCGAATACACCGACCACGGCCACTGCGGGGTGCTCGAGGGAGACACCGTCGACAACGACGAGACGCTCGAGCTGCTGGCAGCCGAGGCGCTGTCGCACGCCCGCGCCGGCGCCGACATCGTCGCGCCGTCGGACATGATGGACGGCAGGGTGGGGCGCATCCGCATGGCCCTCGACGACGAGGGCCTCACCGACGTTGCGATCCTGTCGTACGCGGCCAAGTACTGTTCGGGCTTCTACGGTCCCTTCCGCGACGCGGCCGACTCGGCTCCGCGGTTCGGCGACCGTCGCGGCTACCAGATGGACCCGGGCAACGGCGCCGAGGCGATGCGCGAGATCGCCGCCGATCTCGACGAAGGCGCCGACCTCGTGATGGTCAAGCCCGCTCTTCCTTATCTCGACATCCTTCGCCGTGCCCGTGAGGCGTTCGACTGTCCCCTCGTCGCCTACCAGGTCAGCGGCGAGTACGCGATGATCAAGGCCGCGGCGCGCGCCGGCTGGATCGACGAAAACCGCGTGGTCGACGAGACGCTCACGTCGATCCGGCGCGCCGGCGCCGATCTCATCATCACGTACTACGCGGCGGACGTCGCAGCGAGACTCTGA
- the ccsA gene encoding cytochrome c biogenesis protein CcsA, producing MHTLMLLGAALGYFAASIAFARSFSRASGPGGSRTPTLILFSAFALHTVDLGMEIARAGVLPVATFAGGFSLFAWLVAAVYLGVQARTSLLVVGVFVSPLAFLAAIADVLVRGNDVAVPASLRTPWLTVHVTLALLGNAVFAMAFAVSAAFLLQQHLLRTKRGVSIVHRLPSVQTLDRLSLAFLLWGFPLLTLGIVSGGFLSMSTNGHFWSWEPREVLVVLTWFLYLGLLQLRLLGGLHGRKAAGWTIAAFTFLLASYVLVNLLQIGGGHHQGLTG from the coding sequence ATGCATACGTTGATGCTGCTCGGCGCCGCGCTCGGCTACTTCGCAGCATCGATCGCTTTTGCGCGCAGCTTCTCGCGCGCCAGCGGACCGGGCGGCAGCCGCACGCCGACTCTGATCCTGTTCTCCGCGTTCGCGCTGCACACGGTCGACCTCGGGATGGAGATCGCTCGCGCCGGCGTGCTGCCGGTGGCGACGTTCGCGGGCGGATTCTCGCTCTTCGCGTGGCTGGTCGCCGCCGTCTACCTCGGCGTGCAGGCGCGCACGAGCCTTCTCGTCGTCGGCGTCTTCGTCAGCCCGCTGGCGTTTCTTGCAGCCATCGCCGACGTGCTCGTGCGCGGCAACGACGTCGCGGTCCCCGCGTCGCTTCGCACGCCGTGGCTGACCGTGCACGTCACGCTCGCGCTTCTCGGCAATGCCGTGTTCGCGATGGCATTCGCGGTGAGCGCGGCGTTCCTGCTGCAGCAGCATCTTCTTCGCACCAAACGAGGCGTCTCGATCGTGCACCGACTGCCGTCGGTGCAGACGCTGGACCGCCTGAGCCTCGCGTTCCTGCTGTGGGGATTCCCGCTGCTCACGCTCGGCATCGTCAGCGGCGGTTTCCTTTCGATGTCGACCAACGGCCACTTCTGGTCGTGGGAGCCGCGCGAAGTTCTCGTCGTGCTGACGTGGTTCCTCTACCTCGGCCTGCTGCAACTTCGGCTGCTCGGCGGGCTGCACGGCCGCAAGGCGGCAGGCTGGACGATTGCCGCCTTCACGTTTCTTCTCGCCTCGTACGTGCTCGTGAACCTGCTGCAGATCGGCGGCGGACATCACCAGGGACTGACCGGGTGA
- a CDS encoding gamma-glutamylcyclotransferase, producing the protein MATTRYFAYGSNMDSSTLCGRRGIHYLRATAGVVRGWRLALDKPSLLGLPESMATIVADEAAEVWGVLYEIAAADLEHLELTEGVLLGHYQNIQVLVDPRPSGNGISSPPVDAMTLASDHRDPSLRPSRRYMGLLLAGALEHGLPSQWVEHLRSVDAVEESPQSLAMRGFIDSVLSRQR; encoded by the coding sequence GTGGCGACGACGCGGTACTTCGCGTACGGATCCAACATGGACTCCTCGACGCTGTGCGGGCGTCGCGGCATCCACTACCTCCGTGCAACTGCCGGCGTGGTGCGCGGCTGGCGTCTTGCTCTCGACAAACCGTCGCTCCTCGGCCTGCCCGAATCGATGGCGACCATCGTCGCCGACGAGGCGGCCGAAGTCTGGGGCGTGCTCTACGAAATTGCCGCGGCCGATCTCGAACATCTCGAGCTGACCGAGGGAGTGCTCCTCGGCCACTATCAAAACATCCAGGTGCTCGTCGATCCGCGTCCGTCGGGCAACGGCATCTCCTCGCCCCCCGTCGACGCGATGACGCTGGCCAGCGACCATCGCGATCCCTCTCTTCGCCCGTCCAGGCGATACATGGGGCTGCTGCTGGCAGGCGCACTCGAGCACGGCCTTCCATCGCAATGGGTCGAGCACCTGCGGTCGGTGGATGCGGTCGAGGAGTCACCGCAGTCGCTGGCCATGCGCGGCTTCATCGACAGCGTCCTGTCCCGCCAGCGCTGA
- a CDS encoding glutathione S-transferase family protein, whose protein sequence is MNAPVRIVGSYLSPYVRKVLVVLGCKGIAYEIDPIVPFFGDDRFAAASPLRRVPVYIDERVTLCDSSVICQYLEDAHPTPPLYPGNVAERARARWLEEFADTRMGDVFIWRLFNQVAIGPAVWGRPVDKELVRKTIEEDIPTVLDYLESQAPADGYFSGLEPSIADISVAAFFRNAAFARYVPDAGRWPRACGVVARTLATHAFAALVPFEELCIRTPVAKHREALAAIGAPLTRESWGTEKPRAGLMSI, encoded by the coding sequence ATGAACGCGCCCGTACGCATCGTCGGAAGCTATCTTTCTCCTTACGTCCGCAAGGTGCTCGTGGTGCTCGGCTGCAAGGGCATCGCTTACGAGATCGATCCGATCGTACCGTTCTTCGGCGACGATCGATTCGCCGCGGCAAGCCCGCTGCGCCGCGTTCCCGTCTACATCGACGAGCGCGTCACGCTGTGCGACTCGTCGGTGATCTGCCAGTACCTCGAGGATGCCCACCCCACCCCGCCGCTGTATCCGGGCAACGTGGCAGAGCGGGCGCGGGCACGCTGGCTCGAGGAATTCGCCGACACGCGCATGGGCGACGTGTTCATCTGGCGCCTGTTCAACCAGGTGGCGATCGGTCCGGCAGTGTGGGGGCGACCCGTGGACAAGGAGCTGGTGCGAAAGACGATCGAAGAGGACATTCCGACGGTGCTCGACTACCTGGAGTCGCAGGCGCCGGCCGACGGGTACTTTTCGGGACTGGAGCCGTCCATTGCCGATATTTCCGTGGCCGCGTTTTTCCGCAATGCGGCGTTTGCGCGTTACGTGCCCGATGCCGGGCGCTGGCCGAGAGCCTGCGGCGTGGTTGCGCGGACTCTGGCGACGCACGCTTTCGCGGCGCTCGTGCCGTTCGAGGAGCTGTGCATCCGCACGCCGGTCGCGAAGCACCGCGAAGCGCTGGCGGCCATCGGTGCGCCGCTGACACGCGAGAGCTGGGGGACCGAAAAGCCGCGCGCCGGGCTGATGTCTATCTGA
- a CDS encoding M48 family metalloprotease — translation MRRLLAILLAALVALPSFVVTPAFAQIAEERKMGDEFVGEAIAHMPLIHDYELAGFLRELGGKLVATLGQQPFEYEFFVVQDDDINAFSVPGGKLFANAGLISRVDSEDALAGVIGHEIGHAAAHHLVRQQQKGAAANYASLLGLLLGIINPALAIGSLAAGQAAQLSYQRDFEREADYLGIEYARKAGYDPSAMMSLLRELGAEEALNPTKIPPYVLTHPMSTERLTNLEAVLGRHEWDPSKATASWRLRRAQAIARAYSQSRDQCVPEYERKLEAATPAQRPEYLELIGILMSHGEEYDSAEKYLKEAESSGRNVDRELGRAEYHLGHFDEARTRLNRVIEKTPQDWDTLADLASIDAQEGNYAAASIKLKKSVELEPYRANVLLAYARSLGKSGHEDQGMYWMGRTSEAQGASRQAIEYYKKSLEKLAKDDPLRDDIKKRTDKLGEHIIKDNAEQGGGPGAPGGPAGGPVGGSVPH, via the coding sequence ATGCGGAGGCTGCTCGCGATCCTGCTGGCAGCACTCGTTGCGCTTCCGTCGTTCGTCGTGACGCCGGCTTTCGCGCAGATCGCCGAAGAACGGAAGATGGGGGACGAGTTCGTCGGCGAGGCCATCGCGCACATGCCGCTGATCCACGATTACGAGCTGGCTGGATTCCTGCGCGAGCTCGGCGGCAAGCTCGTGGCGACGCTCGGGCAGCAGCCGTTCGAGTACGAGTTCTTCGTCGTCCAGGACGACGACATCAACGCGTTTTCGGTGCCGGGCGGCAAGCTCTTCGCGAACGCGGGGCTGATCTCCCGCGTCGACAGCGAAGATGCGCTGGCCGGCGTCATCGGCCACGAGATCGGGCACGCGGCGGCCCACCACCTCGTTCGCCAGCAGCAAAAAGGAGCCGCGGCCAATTATGCGTCGCTGCTCGGGCTGCTGCTCGGCATCATCAATCCTGCGCTCGCGATCGGGTCGCTCGCCGCGGGGCAGGCTGCGCAGCTCAGCTACCAGCGCGATTTCGAGCGCGAGGCCGACTACCTCGGCATCGAGTACGCGCGCAAGGCCGGCTACGACCCCTCCGCGATGATGAGCCTGCTTCGCGAGCTCGGGGCCGAAGAGGCGCTCAACCCGACGAAGATTCCGCCGTACGTGCTGACGCACCCGATGAGCACCGAGCGACTGACCAACCTCGAGGCCGTCCTCGGTCGCCACGAATGGGATCCTTCCAAAGCCACGGCTTCATGGCGGCTGCGACGCGCCCAGGCCATCGCGCGCGCCTATTCGCAGTCGCGAGACCAGTGCGTGCCCGAGTACGAGCGCAAGCTGGAAGCGGCCACGCCCGCGCAGCGCCCCGAGTACCTCGAGCTGATCGGCATCCTGATGTCGCACGGTGAGGAATACGACAGCGCCGAGAAGTATCTCAAGGAAGCCGAATCCTCCGGGCGCAACGTCGACCGCGAACTGGGTCGCGCGGAATACCACCTCGGCCACTTCGACGAGGCCAGGACGCGCCTGAACCGGGTCATCGAGAAAACGCCGCAGGATTGGGACACGCTGGCCGATCTCGCATCGATCGATGCGCAGGAAGGCAACTACGCGGCCGCATCGATCAAGCTCAAGAAGTCGGTGGAGCTGGAGCCTTACCGCGCCAACGTGCTGCTCGCCTACGCCCGCTCTCTCGGTAAATCCGGACACGAGGACCAGGGCATGTACTGGATGGGCCGCACCAGCGAAGCGCAGGGCGCGTCGCGCCAGGCCATCGAGTACTACAAGAAGTCGCTGGAAAAGCTCGCGAAGGATGATCCGCTGCGCGACGACATCAAGAAGCGCACGGACAAGCTCGGGGAGCACATCATCAAGGACAATGCGGAGCAGGGCGGAGGGCCCGGCGCTCCGGGCGGCCCTGCAGGCGGGCCCGTCGGCGGCTCCGTGCCGCACTGA